Proteins co-encoded in one Actinomadura luteofluorescens genomic window:
- a CDS encoding ATP-dependent helicase, giving the protein MGGDVLERFSPATRAWFTGAFAAPTPAQAGAWDSIAGGDNTLVVAPTGSGKTLAAFLWSLDRLGTEAVPEDALRRCRVLYVSPLKALAVDVERNLRAPLTGIRHAARRLGLPEPDVRVGMRSGDTPADERRRLAVKPPDILITTPESLFLILTSRARESLRGVETVIVDEVHAVAGTKRGAHLALSLERLDALLERPAQRIGLSATVRPADEVAAFLGGPRPAAVVQPRSEKVFELDIVVPVEDMGEVGQFVDDSGAPDPRQRSIWPHVEDRLLDLIQAHRSTLVFANSRRLAERLCGRLNELAYERSTGEPLAEDHSPASTMAQAGAAKGAPLEIARAHHGSVSKEERAGIENALKEGRLPAVVATSSLELGIDMGAVDLVVQVESPPSVANGLQRVGRAGHQVGAVSKGVIFPKYRGDLVQTAVVAERMRGGEIEELRYPRNPLDVLAQQIVAMVSMDEWTVDELESLVKRAASYATLPRSALEACLDMLAGRYPSDEFGELRPRLVWDRVTGVLRDRPGAQRLAVTSGGTIPDRGLFGVFLVGEKASRVGELDEEMVYESRVGDVFVLGASSWRIEDITPDRVLVSPAPGQPGKLPFWHGDTLGRPAELGRALGTFTRELAELSQPEARARVAASGLDDWASANLVSYLTEQREATGHVPDDRTMVVERFRDELGDWRMVVHSPLGARVHAPWALAIAGRLRERYGVDAQAMHADDGIVIRIPDMDEPPGLDLAVFDADDIERIVVDELGGSALFAARFRECAARSLLLPRRRPDKRMPLWQQRQRAAQLLAVASKYPSFPIVLETMRECLQDVFDVPGLVQLMRDMSGRKVRMVEVETSEPSPYARSLLFHYVGAFMYEGDSPLAERRAQALALDSALLAELLGQADLRELLDPDAVTETERELQRLAADRRARDLEGVADLLRALGPLSTAEAAERTLPASLGAPDETAAGDGEAAAVGGPVPDAVLVQVSRWLAELEATRRAIRVRIAGQEHWAAIEDAGRLRDALGAPLPVGVPEAFLEPVADPLGDLVSRYARTHGPFRAAEAAARFGLGVAVVVETLRRLSGAGRIVEGEFLPVGSVAGPLTTEWCDSGVLRMLRRRSLARLRAEVEPSPPESLGRFLPAWHGISGGSRLRGIDALVQAIEQLQGAAVPASALESLVLPSRVPGYTPAMLDELTSAGEVVWAGQGGLPGGDGWVALYLADTAPLLMPGPAEITLTPVHQAVLDALGDGGALFFRTLSDRVNRQASANDADLVTAVWDLVWAGHLTNDTLAPLRSALGSGRPTHRSRTTRRGRPVLPSRTGPPTVAGRWWPLPEREPTATLRSHALAEALLERYGIVIRGAVAAERTPGGFSAVYPVLRAFEETGRCRRGYFVEGLGAAQFALPGAVDRLRALRPATATAPDDISALWEAPRKPGVRALVLAAADPANPYGAALPWPERADEVASGHKPGRKAGALVVLVEGRLVLYVERGGRTLLTWDDDPEVLQPAVDALALAVREGALGKLTVERADGEAISDSPLAAALESAGFHPTPRGLRLRS; this is encoded by the coding sequence ATGGGCGGTGACGTGCTCGAACGCTTCTCCCCGGCGACCCGTGCCTGGTTCACCGGGGCGTTCGCCGCACCCACTCCCGCGCAGGCCGGAGCCTGGGACTCCATCGCCGGCGGCGACAACACGCTGGTCGTGGCGCCGACCGGGTCCGGCAAGACCCTCGCGGCCTTCCTGTGGTCCCTCGACCGGCTCGGCACCGAGGCCGTCCCCGAAGACGCGCTGCGCCGCTGCCGCGTCCTGTACGTGTCGCCGCTGAAGGCCCTCGCCGTGGACGTCGAGCGCAACCTGCGCGCCCCGCTGACCGGCATCCGCCACGCGGCGCGCCGCCTCGGCCTGCCCGAGCCCGACGTCCGCGTCGGGATGCGGTCGGGCGACACCCCCGCCGACGAGCGCCGCCGGCTGGCCGTCAAGCCGCCCGACATCCTGATCACGACACCGGAGTCGCTGTTCCTGATCCTCACCTCGCGGGCGCGCGAGTCGCTGCGCGGGGTGGAGACCGTCATCGTCGACGAGGTGCACGCCGTGGCGGGCACCAAGCGCGGCGCGCATCTGGCGCTGTCCCTCGAACGCCTGGACGCGCTTCTCGAACGTCCCGCCCAGCGGATCGGCCTGTCGGCGACGGTCCGTCCCGCGGACGAGGTGGCGGCGTTCCTGGGCGGCCCGAGGCCCGCCGCCGTCGTCCAGCCGCGTTCGGAGAAGGTGTTCGAGCTCGACATCGTCGTCCCGGTGGAGGACATGGGCGAGGTCGGCCAGTTCGTCGACGACTCGGGGGCGCCCGACCCCCGCCAGCGCAGCATCTGGCCCCACGTCGAAGACCGCTTGCTCGACCTCATTCAGGCGCATCGCTCGACGCTCGTGTTCGCCAACTCCCGGCGCCTGGCCGAGAGGCTGTGCGGACGGCTGAACGAACTCGCCTACGAGCGCTCGACCGGCGAACCCCTGGCGGAGGACCACTCCCCCGCGTCCACGATGGCCCAGGCGGGCGCGGCCAAGGGAGCGCCCCTGGAAATCGCCAGGGCGCACCACGGCTCGGTGTCCAAGGAGGAGCGGGCCGGTATCGAGAACGCTCTGAAGGAGGGCCGCCTGCCCGCGGTCGTGGCGACGTCCAGCCTGGAACTGGGCATCGACATGGGCGCGGTCGACCTGGTCGTCCAGGTGGAGTCGCCGCCGTCGGTCGCCAACGGCCTCCAGCGGGTCGGGCGTGCCGGCCACCAGGTCGGCGCCGTGTCCAAGGGCGTCATCTTCCCCAAATACCGGGGCGACCTCGTGCAGACGGCCGTGGTGGCCGAGCGCATGCGCGGCGGTGAGATCGAGGAGCTGCGGTACCCGCGCAACCCTCTCGACGTCCTGGCCCAGCAGATCGTCGCGATGGTCTCCATGGACGAGTGGACGGTCGACGAACTCGAATCCCTCGTCAAACGCGCCGCCTCCTACGCCACGCTTCCCCGGTCGGCGCTGGAGGCGTGCCTCGACATGCTCGCCGGGCGCTACCCCAGCGACGAGTTCGGCGAGCTCCGCCCGCGCCTGGTCTGGGACCGCGTGACCGGGGTGCTGCGCGACCGTCCGGGCGCCCAGCGTCTCGCCGTGACCAGCGGCGGGACGATCCCTGACCGCGGCCTGTTCGGGGTGTTCCTCGTCGGCGAGAAGGCGTCGCGCGTCGGCGAGCTCGACGAGGAGATGGTGTACGAGTCGCGCGTGGGGGACGTGTTCGTCCTCGGTGCGAGCTCATGGCGGATCGAGGACATCACCCCCGACCGGGTGCTCGTCTCCCCCGCACCGGGCCAGCCCGGCAAGCTGCCGTTCTGGCACGGCGACACACTGGGGCGTCCGGCCGAACTGGGCCGCGCGCTCGGCACGTTCACCCGGGAGCTGGCCGAGCTGTCCCAGCCGGAGGCGCGGGCCCGCGTCGCCGCGTCCGGGCTGGACGACTGGGCCTCCGCCAACCTCGTCTCCTACCTGACCGAGCAGCGAGAGGCCACCGGCCACGTACCCGACGACCGCACGATGGTGGTCGAGCGGTTCCGCGACGAGCTCGGCGACTGGCGCATGGTCGTCCACTCGCCGCTGGGCGCGCGCGTGCACGCGCCCTGGGCGCTCGCCATAGCCGGGCGCCTGCGCGAGCGGTACGGCGTCGACGCGCAGGCCATGCACGCCGACGACGGCATCGTCATCCGCATCCCCGACATGGACGAGCCTCCCGGCCTCGACCTGGCCGTCTTCGACGCCGACGACATCGAACGCATCGTCGTCGACGAGCTGGGCGGTTCGGCGCTGTTCGCCGCCCGCTTCCGCGAGTGCGCGGCGCGCTCGCTGCTGCTCCCCCGCCGCCGTCCCGACAAGCGCATGCCGCTGTGGCAGCAGCGCCAGCGCGCCGCGCAGCTGCTGGCCGTGGCGAGCAAGTACCCGTCGTTCCCGATCGTGCTGGAGACCATGCGCGAGTGCCTGCAGGACGTGTTCGACGTCCCGGGCCTGGTGCAGCTGATGCGCGACATGTCCGGACGCAAGGTCCGCATGGTGGAGGTGGAGACGTCCGAGCCGTCCCCCTACGCGCGTTCCCTTCTGTTCCACTACGTCGGCGCCTTCATGTACGAGGGCGACTCGCCCCTGGCGGAGCGGCGCGCCCAGGCCCTCGCGCTCGACTCGGCGCTGCTCGCCGAACTGCTCGGCCAGGCCGACCTGCGTGAGCTGCTCGATCCCGACGCCGTCACCGAGACCGAACGCGAACTCCAGCGCCTCGCGGCCGACCGCCGCGCCCGCGACTTGGAGGGCGTCGCCGACCTCCTGCGCGCCCTCGGTCCGCTCAGCACGGCCGAGGCGGCCGAGCGCACGCTCCCCGCGAGCCTCGGCGCCCCAGACGAGACCGCGGCCGGTGACGGCGAGGCCGCCGCGGTCGGCGGTCCCGTCCCGGACGCGGTGCTCGTCCAGGTGTCGCGGTGGCTGGCGGAGCTGGAGGCGACGCGGCGGGCGATCCGGGTCCGGATCGCCGGGCAGGAGCATTGGGCCGCGATCGAGGACGCGGGCCGGCTGCGGGACGCGCTCGGCGCACCGCTGCCGGTGGGCGTCCCGGAGGCGTTCCTCGAACCGGTCGCCGACCCGCTCGGCGACCTGGTCTCCCGGTACGCGCGCACGCACGGGCCGTTCCGGGCGGCCGAGGCCGCCGCGCGCTTCGGGCTGGGCGTCGCCGTGGTCGTCGAGACGCTGCGGCGGCTGTCGGGCGCGGGCCGGATCGTCGAGGGCGAGTTCCTGCCGGTCGGGTCCGTGGCGGGCCCGCTGACGACCGAATGGTGCGACAGCGGCGTGCTGCGGATGCTGCGGCGCCGTTCCCTGGCACGCCTGCGCGCCGAGGTCGAACCGTCCCCGCCGGAGTCGCTCGGCCGGTTCCTGCCGGCGTGGCACGGCATCTCGGGCGGGTCGCGGCTGCGGGGCATCGACGCGCTCGTGCAGGCGATCGAGCAGTTGCAGGGCGCGGCGGTGCCCGCGTCCGCGCTGGAGTCTCTGGTGCTGCCGTCGCGGGTGCCCGGCTACACCCCGGCCATGCTGGACGAGCTGACGTCGGCCGGCGAGGTCGTGTGGGCCGGCCAGGGCGGGCTGCCGGGCGGCGACGGCTGGGTGGCGCTGTACCTGGCCGACACCGCTCCGCTGCTCATGCCGGGCCCCGCGGAGATCACTCTCACGCCCGTGCACCAGGCCGTCCTCGACGCCCTCGGCGACGGGGGCGCGCTGTTCTTCCGGACTCTGTCCGACCGCGTGAACAGGCAGGCCAGCGCCAACGACGCCGACCTCGTCACCGCCGTGTGGGACCTGGTCTGGGCCGGCCACCTCACCAACGACACGCTGGCCCCGCTGCGGTCCGCGCTCGGATCGGGCCGTCCGACCCACCGTTCCCGGACGACGCGCCGCGGACGTCCCGTCCTGCCGTCCCGGACGGGTCCGCCCACGGTCGCCGGACGCTGGTGGCCGCTCCCCGAGCGCGAGCCCACCGCGACCCTGCGCTCGCACGCTCTCGCCGAAGCGCTCCTGGAGCGGTACGGCATCGTCATCCGAGGCGCCGTCGCGGCCGAACGCACTCCTGGCGGGTTCTCCGCCGTGTACCCGGTCCTGCGCGCGTTCGAGGAGACGGGCCGTTGCCGGCGGGGCTATTTCGTCGAGGGCCTGGGAGCCGCCCAGTTCGCGCTGCCGGGGGCCGTCGACCGGCTCCGCGCGCTCCGTCCGGCGACGGCCACCGCCCCGGACGACATCTCCGCCCTCT